The window GGACTGCAAGAGGAAGAACTCCGGATGGAAGAACTCGGGAAGCAATTCTCGGACTACCAGGCGACGTATCATAGGTCCCGTGCCGACGCGAAGCCGATGAGCTCTCTCGCGCGGGTGTTGGTGAGTGGTCCACTGCCTGACGTGGTCGTCGAGGCATCTGCTTTCGAGCCCGGCCGGCGGGTGGAATACGCCGTGATGGAGCGGATGTCAGCTTTGCTGGCAGCGATCGTGGTGCTGCTATTTCTCGCCGTTGCCGTTGTCGAAAGCTTCCGCCGGGGCCGTCGGGTCAATGGCTTGGCGACCGGCTTGGAGCCTCTGTTTCATAGGGTGGATCTGCTGTGGACTTTAGGCCTCGGAGTTGTCGTTCCGTTGTTGTGGTATTTCGGGATCACACGAGGGACTGCTTTCGGCCTGCGCGATATCGGAATGACTTACTACGAGAACCAGCCGCATCCTATCTTGATCCAGGAGGGAGCGGCTTTGGTATTCATGCTCCTGATGATCGTTCAGACGGTGCGCTGGCGCGTCTCCACGAGAACCAGCTTCCTAGCGTTGAAACCTGCTCGGCCATGGATCGGGTGGACGATGGCGGGCGTTGCCGCGGTGGTCATGCTTTCGGCGGGTGGAGTCCGCTGGCTTCCGGGAAATCAGCAGCGCTATCTGCAGGCGATCGCAGCTACCGGTGGCTTGCCGTTGCTGTGGCTATTGTGGGAGACGGGGATGATGCTCTTTTCGTCCCGTGACCAAGCTCTCGGTGGCGTCCTTTTGTGCCGTCGCATGATCGTGCCGCTCACACTGCTGGCGGGATTGCTGCTCGCATGCCGGGGGCCGCTGATGGCGACCGAGCGTTATTGTCACGCGCAGGACAATGTGACCCGAGCTGACCGCGAGCGTGGTGGGTTGACCCTGTTGGAGAGTCAAGTGGTTGAGAACGTTCGCAGGCGCATGCACAAGGCATTTTCCGAAGCCAGCTCCGCCCGCTGAGCATCTACGATTCGGCCAAGGCGGCGAAGAGCGCTTGCATCTCTTCGTCTACCAGATCACCGGAGACCAAGGTGCGGGCGATCTCCTCGCGCAGTCGATGCCGGTAGCGCTTCCTTAGCCGGTGCACGGCGACCCGCGCGGCTCCTTCGGTCATGCCGAATTTTTCCGCGATCTCCGCGTAGGCGATGCGATTGCTGCCCATGCCGAGGAACGGCTTCCATCGCGCGAAGTCTTCTTCCTCTGCTTCAAGATCGGCCAGCACCTTGTCGAGCAAGGCCATCGCCCACTCGCGATCGAAGAGCACGTCGGGGCTGAGCGGGTCGGCGGGATCGAGGGCGAGCCCGGTTTCCGCGTCGCGCCGGTCGATGGAGATCCTCGTGGCAAAGCCACCGCGCTTTTGCCGGTGGGCATGGCGCCATTCGTTGGCGAGGTAGTGCTTGAGCGTGCCTAACAGGAATGCGCGAAAACGCCCGCGGTCGACATCGGCATGACGCAGGCCCTGGCCTTCCCAAAGGTGGGCGAAGAATCCCTGCACCAGATCCTCCGCATCATGTTCTCCGTGGCCGAGTCGACGGACGTAGCGGTAGAGCGGCGGCCAGTAGATGCGGAACAGCTCCGCCAATCCCTCGCGTGCCCGCGCAGGATCCTCCGCACCCGCGTCGCCGACGAGAGTCCAGCGGGTGGTGGCGAAGAAGGAGACGTGTGGCTTTTCTCCGGGCATGCGGTACTGCTCATCCTAACGGAAATCCGCTGCCGCGTTACACGAGAAAGATGTCAGCCGTGCTCAAGGATAGCGCACGTGACGGACGGTGAGCCGGCTCAGGGCAAAGTCACCGCCGTAGTCATTCCACAGCTCCAGCGACGTGGGCATCACCTTCGCTTCCGTGTCCAGTTCGGCCAGCGTTTCCCCTTGGGCATTGGTGCCGGCGTGGAGCGTGATCCTTCCCGCTGAGGGGTCGTAGCGCAGGGTGAGATCGTGCGTCTCCAGCGCGGACAAGCGGGTGAGGCTGGATTCCCGGCCGGCAATGTCATCGCGCAGACGCCAGCAGTGATTCTCGCGGGCAAGGGCGACCACCGAGCAGAGGCGCTTGCCATTCGCATCGATCAAGGTGATTCGCTCGATGCCGCTGCGGCGGGTCTTCTTGTCACCCATCACCGCTGGAGGCGTGGTGGTGAACGTCGCCACGAGGACCTCGCGGCCTTCACCTGCCGGTGGGTCGGCGAAGATGGCTCCGAGATGGCGGAAGCCGCCGGAGGTATCGAGCTGGCCATCGCCCGTTGTCATGATGCCCTGCTGCTCGACCACCTTCCACGGCTTGCCGATATCCGGCTGTTTTCCAGCGAGCACCGTGCCCGCTGGCTCGCTGAAGTCGTCGTCGAAGATCACCTGTTCCACCGGCGGCAATTGGCGGAAAGCCGTCCGCTCTGCGGCAGCGCGCCGGGTTGGTCCACCATCGCGCCACGATGCGGATTCACCCGTGGAAAGCACCAGCTTGTCCTCCCCCGGTCGTGTGATCTCCACGCTGCCGCCCAGCACGTGGACGTCGCAGGACCCATCGTCCAACGCGCGGATACCGAAGTCGGTGCCGACGTGCCGCACGGTCGCTCCGGCTACCTTTACCTCGAAGCCGGGGCTGTCCGCTGCCGTGTGGAAGAAGATTCGGCCGCGGCGCAGCTCGAGATCGCCGTCATTGTTCAGCAGCCGCAGGCTTGCCGAGCCGTCGATGCTGGCTTCGGCGGAGGGATTCAATCGCACGAGCAGCACGCCATCGTGCACCTCGAGCACCTCGCCCTTTTTCCAGAACTTGGAAGTCGCCTCTTTCCCATCGATCAGGAAATGGCTGTCCGCGGTGGCGGTCATGGTCACCCGCGGCGTATTCGAGTGAATGACAAAGGCGGTGAAGAATCCGGCCACCAAGACGGCGGCGAGGGCGAGCAGCAGCTTGCCGATCTTGCGCCGCTTGACCGTCGGAACGGTGACCACCTTCGCATGCGCGGCGAGGTGCTCCGGCATCTCGTAGGTGTCCACGAGCATCTGGTCCGTGCA is drawn from Luteolibacter sp. Y139 and contains these coding sequences:
- a CDS encoding RNA polymerase sigma factor — encoded protein: MPGEKPHVSFFATTRWTLVGDAGAEDPARAREGLAELFRIYWPPLYRYVRRLGHGEHDAEDLVQGFFAHLWEGQGLRHADVDRGRFRAFLLGTLKHYLANEWRHAHRQKRGGFATRISIDRRDAETGLALDPADPLSPDVLFDREWAMALLDKVLADLEAEEEDFARWKPFLGMGSNRIAYAEIAEKFGMTEGAARVAVHRLRKRYRHRLREEIARTLVSGDLVDEEMQALFAALAES
- a CDS encoding FecR domain-containing protein produces the protein MSRPSETVPLIHELVDGTIGKEDFARLQEILLRDPAARKDYYALLCTDQMLVDTYEMPEHLAAHAKVVTVPTVKRRKIGKLLLALAAVLVAGFFTAFVIHSNTPRVTMTATADSHFLIDGKEATSKFWKKGEVLEVHDGVLLVRLNPSAEASIDGSASLRLLNNDGDLELRRGRIFFHTAADSPGFEVKVAGATVRHVGTDFGIRALDDGSCDVHVLGGSVEITRPGEDKLVLSTGESASWRDGGPTRRAAAERTAFRQLPPVEQVIFDDDFSEPAGTVLAGKQPDIGKPWKVVEQQGIMTTGDGQLDTSGGFRHLGAIFADPPAGEGREVLVATFTTTPPAVMGDKKTRRSGIERITLIDANGKRLCSVVALARENHCWRLRDDIAGRESSLTRLSALETHDLTLRYDPSAGRITLHAGTNAQGETLAELDTEAKVMPTSLELWNDYGGDFALSRLTVRHVRYP